The genome window ACAACTGCACACAGTGGGAGTACACTCATGCACACTTGATTTGCGAAGCAGCACTCTGATGGCTCCCATTGCACGTGTCCATTCCAGCCTCAGAAATACCCACCTGCCAGAGAAGGACCCATTGCTGCTGGTGAGTGGGCATCGCTCTGCTGGAGGCATCAGACCAACAGCAGTAAGAGGTCTGGTACAGCTGGATTGCCCTGTGCTGAGACATCAGCAGCCAAGCGTCCAATAGGAGCACTGTGCCAACAGAACGGCCCGGATCCATAATACTGTCTGCTCACTGCAGTGCCTGGGtgggcagcactgcattttccaaacaacagagaaagacaggaaaaatgaaaggaggCCATAAGGGAAGAATACAACTAAGAACCAGAAAACGCCCTGTGCTAAGAATTTATAGATTATCAATGCAAAGTGAATATTTCCATCTGTATACCGATAAAACCCTTGAAGGCAGTCTTATAACGGGAATGCAGATTCAACTTAACAGCACAGCTCCAACTGGGGGAGTTTAATTACCGGTCTGACATCCATTGCTGCAGGCTCAGCCATGCCATCCTCTTGGCAGCTTCCCTCATCTATCCACGCTACGCTGTGTGGGAGGCTCCATTTCCCCAAAGCCTTACGGTTAAGGGAGATGTTGGCACGATGCCTTGGCCCACATCCAGCTGCCTCTGTCCTTCAGGATTCATCCACTGCTCGGCCTCCTCGGTTGCTTGTGCTGTGCACGCGGTGGTGGGGctgcaaagcatttgatttaTCCTTGCTTTCTCCATCACATCTGTAGCCAGGATCTTTGTCTCCATTCCGCTCTCCACTCCATTTGATCTGAGCATACACAGAGCAGGGAGAGTAGTTTCAGAGGCAGCTTTGCTTGCTGCTTGAGGTTAAGATCCAGCACCTCTGCCAACGacagctctgtccctgctggctCTGCGTGCGCACACTCCCAGCTTTCTCTCTAAGAGTTCTCAGTGCATCTTTCCCTGAGTGGTGCCTGAAGCACACATTCAGTGGAGCAGTGCGAACATATGGGGCACTCATTTGCTTATTCATTTCTCctggcagcagcatgcagagcGGGCACAGGACTCGTTTCCTCCCTCAGCTGAGCCCTCCTCAACAGCTGAATCCAACTCAGCACCATCGCAGTTACATCCCAGCCTTCTCGTTCTACTTTTTTGTTGCTGGGGTATTTTTCTACCCTCGGAGCATTGCCATGTGAGTACCTGTGGTCCTTCTTCCCAAGGCGCTCAGCTGTatgtctgtttgtttctgtaggACCTGGGACTGGAAGGAACATTCCTCAATGAAGTCCTCTACAAAAACGCAACATTCCTCAACTTGGTGGATCCCATCTCCCACGACCTGCTAATGAGCCTTGCTAGAGACCTGCAGTGTCCCAAAAAGGTGAACCCTCCTCTTTAGCTCGGTGGACACTTTACAGTGTGGCACTGATGCAGAATGAGCTCAGATGAGGAGGTGAATCGTGCTGGGTGGTCCTCCAGAACCAGCCAGCATGCATCCTTGGAGCAGAAGAGCACACAGTGATGTGCATGTATCTGCAGAAATCAGTTAGAACTTCAGAACGTGATTGCATTGCAGatgggggagagagagaggttACAGGCACAAAAGTCAGGGATTTACTCATCTTGCCAACAGAAGACTTGGTGGTGAGGACACACGCCAGATTAAAATATATGATGGGGAAGGCAGTATTGCCATATACAATAGCACACCCCAATGGCTAGCTTATAGGGGTGAGGAAGAGGTGTTTATGGGGCTACAGGGGTCCCTGCACCTCTGCCCAAGTTGGTGACTCTGGGAGGAGGACATGAACCCCTCTCTAAGGCTTTATGACACGAGACCACCCCAATCCAGCACTACATCCCACAGCAACACCAGCACCTACGGCTGTTACCCTTTACCACCACAAGCACCATCCATTCACTCATTGGGTTCAGCAAGTGTCATGTTTGCTTTATAGAGAGGGCAAGAGAGTGAACTTATGCAAAGATAGCTATTAAGCACACgcagctcagagcaggcagTGGTGCCCTGGGGAGTATCCTAAAAGCCTGGTGCAAATTAGCAGCATTCTAATCCTCATCACAGCTGTAAGGCAGcctgaaaaatcttttcaagGGTAATTATTATCCAAATATAAGCTAAAAGTACCTCCTAACCAAATCTTGCCACTCTCACTGTGCAGTGGAAGTGACACAAGGGGACATTGCCCTGTCCAGCAGACAACACGCTGCTTTTTGTGCACCTGCATACACCCCTCTCCTCTACTTCCACGTCTTCCATGCACACATGCTTAAATGAAATGCCACGTCTACCATTGTGTAGATAAGATTCCCCCACAGGATATTATTTAGGGGCGTGGAAAGCCCCAACACCCCACATCTCACCCCCCTTTGACCCCAGCTGAGCACCCAGCAGCTGTAACAGCCTTACATGCAAAAGGCTGAGCGTGATGTAATTCCCTGCTGGATTTACATCAGCGAGGACacggaaagaacagaagggTAATTCTCAACTGTGAGCCAGCAAACACTCACAGGGCACCGTGCCAGCATCTGTCACGAAGCCTGGTGTGCACATGCTGTTGTAGGTGCCATCAGGGTACCAGCACCAACTTTGCCAGCGCAGCAGCAGTCTGGAACAGGGCACTTAACACCATTTCCTTGGGGTCCCCAGGTGAGCTGTGATGGATCAAGAGGTGCTCTGCTGAGCACAGGCTGGGATTCCTCCTGATTTGGCACAGAAGAACAGCCACGTGCTGGCAGTGCATCCCAAGGATGCTCGGCTGATTCAGGGACTGCTTAGAAGAGTCACCGTGCAGCTGCTGGCCCACAGTATGGCTCTTTAACTGCTTGCAATAAAGAATAAATTAGTGTATGTTCTGACAGCTTTACTACGTGTTTACCTATCAAATCCCTACATGCACATGTTGCACCGAGGCTGGAGGGCTGAGGAATAGGAATGCAGGTGTCCGTATGACAGAGGAGGCAGAAATCCCAACCTTCAGCAGCTGCCATTTGTCATTCTGCTTCACTGGGGAAAGAGAGATGCTTTCAAAGTCACAGAGATGGAGAATGCGTGCAAAAAGAAACTcaagagagctgcagccacctcGGTGCTGATGAGTTCCTTGTTCCAGCATCTCCTAGCTGagcacaggaaggaagaagagtcCAGGTTTGCAGCCCCACTCCCCAGTCAAGGCAGGGAAATGCTGGGCTGGGATCCTTCCTGGCAACGTGAGGTTCTTTCTTGTTCCTGGCACCCCAACAGGGCGTGCTGTGTTGCAGAGACATCTCCAACCTTTTTGCCATTCCTATTTCATCCTCTTTTCTTGCATACAGTCCCATGCTCCACTATCACCCAGTCCCTTTCCCACCTCCCACCCTTTGCCTCCTGTTCAGCACACAGAGCCTAAACTACCCCTTTGCTTGCAGGAATACGACCCCTGGAAGTCCTCAGACAGGATCTGCAGGCAGCTGATCTACCACCTGACCCCACACTCCAAATGGCACCGGCATGGCATGCCCCGCAGGAAGTCCCAAGTGTGGTAAGTGCTTCAGTCTCTCCCAAACGCATCAAAATCAGCCCTGCTGTCACAGTGGGAaggcagcacagacagcagtgcttGCAAAGTATGCAGCCCCACGAGCACCTTAAGCTGGCAGCCCTACAGACACGCAGCCCAGACACAGCTGCAAGGTGTTGTATAAGACAGAATAATTTGAATTCAATATGTAACAGCAGCACTTTCTTCTTGAAAAAACAGGAGAGGAACTGGTTCATGGCTCGTGGCAAAAGGCACCTGCAGAGTTGGCATCTTTGGCTGCTGCAAAGCAACGGATGCTGCCAGTagcagaaaagcaaggaatTGCTGTTTCACTTGGAGATATCAGGGCTGCATTCTGTCCAACCAGGCTGCTCTAAACTGATCTGTATTCTCTGCTTCCTGCCATCTGCTATGGAGCATTTCACTCTGACCTCAGTCTGAACTCCTGCCCCTGACTCCTATCTTTCTGCCTTCGAGGTCCTGTAAGAAGTACATGTGTAGCAACCAGACTTCTGAAGGCATTTCTAATATCCAGGGGAAGTCTGGGATTGTTCAGAGGAATCAGTGCGTGGAAAACATATTCCCTTGCCTTTGTGATCCCCTGGGCTTGGGCTTTCGTGGATCTGATACAGAACCCGATTCATCCCTTCTGAACTGCAATTCCCACTTTCTGGCAATGTGCCAAATGGGTTCAGAGGATAATTAGCAAGTCCAGCCACACAGACAGCAGGGAGCATCTGCCTGGGTTTAATTACACTCCGGCTACTATGGAGATGCGGTGTGGGAGATGAAAAAGCAGGACCACATGTCAGGTGTTCCCCTGTGACCAAGCAACAAACCAGCAGGGCAGGAACTGACTCTAAGTCACATCCCCATCCACTCTCAGTGGAACCCAACCCCCTCGAGTCAGTACAAAGCTGAGCCACCCGTGAATTGATGAAGTAGAAACGAGATAAATGTCTTCAAGCTCCTGTTTCAGTACACAGTGGTACCAGGATAACTGGAACTGCAAACTCTGCTAAGGACCAATCACACTTCCATCATCCAGGAACAGTCTTATTTTAGTCACACACTGAGCCCAACCAGATCCCTCAGAACTGTTAGCAAAACATCCTATGAGAGCTTTCAGACAAACACATCCTTCTGGATGTCCTTAACCACAAACCTGCCCTCCCACTAAAGCCATAGGTTCTACCTGCTGTTAATGTTTTTGACCCAGGGCTGAGACCTCAGCAAAGGTGCCATGAATCTCATAGGGAGAGGACACAGCAGGTTGCTGCCTGTCCTCAGTGCCTTCCCTGCAGAGCCATTCCTCTGAAGTGACTGTAATACAGGCCCTGCTTCTAGAAGTGAAATCAGGCTGCCACAAGTTGCCATCAGCTTTTACCAGCTGAACACCCCAGGCCAGAAGCAGAGTCCATAGAAAAACATGGAAGAAGAAATCTTACAGCAGCAGATTGAATGcaacagcagctgagctctTGAGGAATTTACAGGGGGTTTTCAAGTAAGAAGCCTACAGGCAGTAGGATAACTTTCCCTCAGCAGGGACCAGCATGACCTTACTATACAGCTGTCAGCCTCTTGCATCCTAATGGGACTTCAGTTACAGCACTGTTTTACAGTCCTGTAAGTTTGCCTCCTTAAGGATGACTAATCACATTCAGGGTGCTGTGCAACTCCAGCTTCTCTTCCATAAACTGATGTTTACAGCGTGAAGAGAAGCAGGTTAAGAACTGCTTCTCAACGTGGACATCAGGTTATTTAGGCTACCAAGAGCCCTTTCTGCAACATTTTGACAGGTGCAGGTTTTTGGGACACAGCTGTTTTTGTCACATCCCAAAGCTCCTgtagctcagcactgcagcactggacATTCTCCTCCAGAACAGAGCTGGACCCAGAGGGTATATTACTTTTCAAGGGCAAAGCCACAGCAGACTGCAGTTCAGAGTGGAAAGGGCACCAGCTGGATGCAGCCCTTGAAGGGCTGCACTGTAGCCTAGTACTGCCATCAAGAAGCTATAGATGATGACTGAGCTGCCTTGGCACAGCTGGACTGGGGAACCTTCCACATCTTCCACTTACACTGCACCCAGAGCTGCCTCTCTTCAGTGCAGTGGATCAAACATGAACCCATAAAACATGCAGGCAGATAACAGAGCAATCTTTACAAGCATGGCATTCCTGGTGCAGGAAAAATAGCCCCAGTTTCCCACCCAGTAACCTGTCCTGGAAGAATAAAGGCATTTGTGCATGTGGAGTTAGTAACACTCAGTTGCATGCATGCAGGTTTCCTTTTTCACAAGTCACACTATGGGTTTATTTCATCTGCCTGAGTGAATTGCACTTTGTAACATCTTGGCTAATCTAAAGCTGGGTGGGGAACTGAGTGTTCCTTCTGGGCTCCTTGCTCCCGTTCCTCATTTATTGATGTGCACTGCCCAGACGTTGCAGCATGAGATacactttaaaaatgcaatgaaaGCACTTGTGTCTAGAAGACTGCAGGGAAGCATCTCTAAAGGGCTTCAGGTCTTTTTATTTCGTCTTGAAAACATCAGTCAGGGCCATAGATGACAGCTCTGGCAGATTAGATCTTAGCCTTCACATGGCATGAGATGAATATTAAGTAGAGCTCCCATTTCTCCTTTATGCAACAGAGGAAATATTCACCATCATTCTGCTTTTGAGCTAGGAAGCCAAGTTAGAGAACCAGTCAGTTAACTAAAGCCACATGGTAAGAGTCAGATGCAAGTACAAGAACAGCTAGGGCTGGGTTCGTCTAGCTTAGTGCTGCTCTTGACGCTTCTCTCATCTCaccagaagcagctgaaggcagcCTTTCAAAGCAGCACCCTGTGCCACAAGGAAGCAAAGGCAAGCAGATTATGCTAAGTAGGCAATTAAAAAGCCCGGAGCTCATCCCCTAAATCGCTGGCAGAGGAGCCATCTAGACATGCCTGCCATTAGGCTCTGTGCAAGGAGGAACAGCCAAGAAATACTCTGCTTGTGGCTAATTAGCCACCTCTGGCAGTGCCTGTTAAGGAGGGGAtgcacagcagtgggagcacCAGGAGAACTCTGAATATGAAGCTTTGGAggcaaattaaacaaaaataagaggCGTAGAGGGAGAAAGCTGGTAACTCCCCAGCGATACAGACAAGGACTATTAGGCATCCCTCATTGCTGAAATCCTATTTGGCTCTTACCACCTTCCTCCCAGCCTCTGCTTCCCTTAGCATGGGGACAGGGGAAAGACACTGCATTTCCAGGATGCTGAACGAGCTCCTTCAAACCCTACAACACAACAGGATGCCAGGCACCACTGGGTCTGCTGCAAGTCCCACCAGAACGACGAGCAGAAGCTGTCACAGCCACCAAAGAGCTTAGCTGATGAGGAAGAAGTTGAATGGCACTGATCTCTTAGGAACAAAGGGAGGCAGGCACTATTCCTCACTGCAtgctgcacacagctccagGCAGGCTGTGGGATCAGGCTGCAGATCAGTGTGACCTTCTTGCTCACATTGCATTCTCACTTGAAGCTGATCCTCCAGCATCACAGAGAGCGTTTCCTCCCTAAACTTACTGCAGAGAGTACAAACAccatctgcttccctgcatcCAGGGTCTAGATCCTTGCTGGATGCAAACCCTGACAATTATAGATGTGCACACagcaccagctgcagcagcacgagGCTAATCCAGCCTCCAGCACTTCGCAGCCCTCCGCCTACAAATCCCATGGGCATCCAGAGCCTTGTCACTAAATAGCTGTTTTGTCTCACACAAAGAAAATAGCATCTTCAATTGAAGCTATCTTTAAGCCTATTTTACTTGCAGAAATTAGAGGATATTAGATGATCCTCTCCCCTAGAAATAAGCCTGGCATTTTATCAGCTGTCCAAATGTCTTATCACCCCTCTTGTGGTCCACAGAGGAGTGGTTTGGGTCATATAAAGCGTAGATACTTGGAAAGCAACGCATAAGGCTGTTTGGAACCTTTAGGTCTGCAAGTTATTCCACACTGTTACAGCTTTCTACTATGAGAACTCGTTAAATACATGGCTGCAGATACAGCCTCAGCCTCACACCGTGAATTCCCTCCAGAAGCAAAAGGAGGCATAGAAACAGCCAGAACAAAGTGCTGCCAAACCCAGAGAGCAGGAATTTGCGGGCTGTAGAACAGACAGGACAGCCCACGAGGTCATTTCCATCTCATGCTCCTTCATGGAAGCACAGCAGTGTTAAATGCATCCACAAAGGGTCGATGCATGCACTAATACATAGTTATTCATTTGTGTTATCACATATTCATAGAGACTCTTAGAAGCTGGAGCTTCTGAAATGCCACAAACTGCatacacaaagcaaagcattaaGGGCAACATCACATCTTCACAACAGCAGAAGGGCCTGGAAACACTGAAGTTTGTAGAGGCATTCTCACCTGCCATGGCAGCTCCTGTGGTGCTCCAGCCTTGTCCAAGGAAACTGCACATCCCCCTGTGCCCGTCGCTCCCAGGGACTGACTGTGCTGCAGCCGTGCAGAACACTACACAGAGCCAGATAGGAAGAGTGGGCACCTCCATAGTTGGTGGTTAGTTCTTATCCCAACCTGTCCCCCCAACCCCAACAAGGCACTTCTACACCCACTGAGCTTATGAATAACGACGCTAGTGGAGATCCTAGTAGAGCTCCAATATCCTTAAAGCTAGCTGCATCTGTAAGGGCAGCAAGGCTAATATCATTTATATTAAGGCAGTAAGCTCCCACATTACACCAACACACACTTCTACCCAATCCCACAATGCAGCCTCATCAGCCCCACAGCTTTCGCTCCTCACAGCACTCCCACAGACCTACAACCCACCTCAGAACTCCACATCCCCCTCATTTTGAGACCctaaagcacagctctgcttgccCTCCATCCTACCTCCTCCTTGCTCTGCTCCCCTGGCAAACAACAAGGGCCACAGGTGAAAGCAGTTCTCTCTAGATTGCTCTCAGcaccctgctgccctgcccacCTCCTCACAGCTGCAGTAGGACCCCAGTGATTTGCTGACCACTGAGATCCAAACCAGCAGCTACAGGTGGGGGATGCTGGGGAAGGCTCTTAAAGGGACGTGGTAAATCCACTCCTGGAGTGCTGTTTGCTCACagattggggttttttttctgacagaacaTCCATTTCTCAGTCTTTTAACACTGCTCTACTGCAGCATAATTTGTTTGCAGCAGATCACTGCGTTCACCTGGAGAGGTGGTGAAAAACAGCTCAGACGCATTGCAAACCAGTGTGCATGGAAACTTTGCTTGCAATGGGTATTTCTGCTGTCCATGCACGGACATCTGTACGTACACTCCCAGACAAACCCTCTGAAATGTAGTAGCGAAAGAATTCAGAGCCATATGGTTAGCCAGTTCTTGAGAAGTGCAGAGAAGACACAGGAGAGCCCCAGGACACAACCTGCCCGGAGGCATGGTGCAAACTGCATGCCTGTTTCCCAGCCAAGCTCCACTCTCTTTATGCAGAATGTTCTTAACGAGCCTTTCTCTGCTCCAAATGtgtcatctctctctctctctccccctctccacccccagCCTGAAGAACAGCCTGCAGAAGAAGGTGAGCCAGGGCTCCATGGATCTGTCCGGGATCCCCCTGACCATGCGGGATGTGCACCGCATGGCGTACTACCTTCAGAACAACGGGGACCACCTCACCTCCGTGGACCTGAGCTTCACCGAGCTGAACGACGACATGGTgcgcctgctgctgcccttcctctgGGCCCTGCCCAAGCTCACCCACCTTTCCCTCAACGGCAACCGACTGACGCGAGCGACCATGAAGGAGCTGACTGACACCATGAAGGACATGAACAAGTTCCCTTGCCTGGCTTGGGTAGACCTCGGCAACAACGTGGATGTCTCATCCATGCCGCAGCCCTTGCTCGTGGGCCTGCGCAAGCGCCTCAGCCAGCAGACCACGCTGCCAACCATTTATGAGGCTCTCGACTGTGACCCAGAGATCCCCAGTGGGCAGGAGGGTGGCCGGCCGGAGGGCGAGGAAGCAGGGAGCACCCCACGGCATGCTGTCCCTCAGCAGGGCTGCGAGAGGTGACTGGACAACGAGCCGGCTCTGGCACACCGAAGCCGCCCCAAGGAGCAGTTCTGAGTCCAAACACCAAGCAGAAGGCCAGCTTGACCGGCTTCCTTCGGCACTTCTCTCTCACCTTCCCCGACATCTCCCCCCACTTTGCTGTGAGACAAAGCCCGTTGTTCCCCAAGATgtgctcctctccctcccctcgcTGCAGAACCCATCGCCCACATTACAGACAGCAACTTACAGCAAAGCTGGTCCCCAGGCTGGGCTTCACTGGAAGACCTGTCGGAGTCAACCATTTCTTCCAGCAGCCATTGGGTTGAGGGAAAGTGATGGGGGGAAGACCTAAAACAGAAACAGGCTTGTAGTttacttcctttccttcttttcctagGCACCTTGGAAGGCTTGGGACCTGCAGTCTTGAGTGTGAAAGGAGGTACCCCAAGAGCCTAGCTGTTGTGGAGCTTCGTTGAAGGGCTCAGAGGCCAGAGCTGGAGCCCAGCAGTGTCTCCCTCTTGTGTCTggctctttttgttttgctctttttttttccccccccattgtGTGTTTTGTATTAATGTCTGAACAAAGGGACTTGGTCAGAGACCATCGGATTGCATAGGCTGGGGCGGACACATGGCTTGGAACTGCAGCATCAGGATATTTGCTGTGTGACTGGGGtgagagggaggggaaggaggtaTGTGTTGGTGGGAGCatgggggatgggatgggggtgggaaggCCAGGGGTTGAAAAGGGAGGGGAAATAGTCTTGTGGTTTAAAAGGACTGGTTCAAAAACTGTGGTTTTGTACACAACTTACAAGTTTCAAGTGAAATTAAGGAGCGTCAGACAGCTAAGTGCTTTACTGACACTAGAGGAGCAAGCAGTGAATGTGCCAGAGGTGGGCACTTCCTAAGCTAAAGTGCAAAGCTTTGGCTCCTTATTGCATATTGCATACCTCGTAACACTGACATGATGCGAGCAGCTGCACTGTCATTTCCAATGCTGTCCAAAACCAAACCAGTGATGCAAGATTTCTAGTGTTTTCCACATTGCTCACGTTCTGTGTAAACCCAATAAATGGTTCTCTTGGACATGAGTGTGAAGCACCATCGGGTCAGAGTATCTGTGTCGTTGCCaagctgagccagcagtgcagtcACTGCAACCTGACTTTTGAAAGACTCTCTCTGGGAGTCTCAACACATATAAGAGACTCTCATATACTGAGCCACACAAATCAACGTGAAACAGACGATTCTTTCACGCTCCTTGCTGACCTCTCAAGGTGTTGCAAGAGCAAATTGGTGATGCTGAGTGATCTCCATCCCCTTTGGATGAAGAGCAAGGGCACTGGATGGTATCAGTACCTCTGATCAGCTGCCAAGAGCCTCATCATAGActcataaaggttggaaaagacctctaagatcatctagtccaaccatcagcccatccccaccatgcccactaaaacACATCTCTCGGTGCCAAAAGTTACCCAAGGAAGAAAGATGGGTTTACAGACACTGGCACAAGTATTACAACCTGGTATTGCAGGAGTTAGCTGGTCTTAGTTGCCCATTGCAGTGGAGGTGGGAGAGAAAAGGCCCCGAGACAGCCAGGACACGGTGCTTGGAACGAGGATGGGAAACAGGTAGTGCTAACATAGCCAGGCCTTTGTGCAACCCAAGTTGCTAAGGGAGCTTGCACTCCCCTGCACAGTTCTCACCTCTGGATTTGTGGAGTAATTTCTATGGCAAAGACTGCATTTGGGGGCATGAGATTGTCTTGCAGAAGGCAAAATAGTTTCCCAAGCGGCCGCTCCCGTTACTGGGAAAGGGTGTGCCACTTTCAGAGGTGACTGCCTGCCTCTCTTGTTACAGCTCAATTCGTCCCCCTCCTTGtgctctctctttcctcccctGCTGTGGAAAAGATCAcatttagtttttcttcttttccttccaaaatatccttcagcagaaatgaaaagcatttcaaacGGCAGCAGGATCTGCTTAAACCCTTACAGTCTGAGCGGAGCAGCAGTCTGTGCCAAGAAGAGAACTCGGGCATGAAGCATTGAAACGaaggctcagtgctgcctggtgAGTCAGTGGCATATCTAGAAAGAGGAAGCGGGGTGCTGAGCATTCCAACTCGGAGCCCTGCCTGCAAGGCTCTGTATCGAGGCATCTCCACAGCTTTTTCATCACATAAGAACCCCTCAGAAACAAGGCAGGACCCCCAGCGTGCAGCCCACCACtggcagctcttcctgcagagtCCCTGGCTCAGCCCCAAccacctccagccctgctgtacGTAGCCTTTTGGGTCCAACCCATGCTGGTCAGCAGGATGGAGAGGTCCCGGCCTTTGCAAGGGAATTCTGTGCTATTGGCAGCTACAGGAGCAAGAGATAAAGCACGGCTTGAAACGGACTGGTTATAGCAAGCAGCTGTGGGACTGGTGCTTATTCCTCCATGTGCACTTGGTTGCTTTGCCATAGAAACTTCCCCACGGAGAACTGGCTGTGAACAAATACAGGCAAATGCAAATTTTGAGGTCTTGGCTTAGGAATCCAGCCTCTTGGATCAGCTCTAATAGCTGTGGACAAATGCTCACAGCATATCCAGCTGTTCCATGTCAGCTCCCAACGGCACTGACAGGTGGAGGACTCCaaggagcacagcagtgtgcaTCCAGCCCCGGAGCTGGGAAACACCCCGATGCACCGCTACAGGGAGATACAAACCAGAGAGGAGAATGCAACACAAATGACCCTTTCCTTGCACAGAATGTGAAAGCTCAGGGCTCTCAA of Gallus gallus isolate bGalGal1 chromosome 15, bGalGal1.mat.broiler.GRCg7b, whole genome shotgun sequence contains these proteins:
- the LRRC75B gene encoding leucine-rich repeat-containing protein 75B, with product MGSRLSRQSSLEEESPGGEEPSGRADFHLSSLLLHPQKLPGVLRKTSPAPYVRRVGWLREIQATIREHKREHAVHILRLLRKDLGLEGTFLNEVLYKNATFLNLVDPISHDLLMSLARDLQCPKKEYDPWKSSDRICRQLIYHLTPHSKWHRHGMPRRKSQVCLKNSLQKKVSQGSMDLSGIPLTMRDVHRMAYYLQNNGDHLTSVDLSFTELNDDMVRLLLPFLWALPKLTHLSLNGNRLTRATMKELTDTMKDMNKFPCLAWVDLGNNVDVSSMPQPLLVGLRKRLSQQTTLPTIYEALDCDPEIPSGQEGGRPEGEEAGSTPRHAVPQQGCERHLGRLGTCSLECERRYPKSLAVVELR